The following coding sequences lie in one Rhinolophus ferrumequinum isolate MPI-CBG mRhiFer1 chromosome 16, mRhiFer1_v1.p, whole genome shotgun sequence genomic window:
- the C16H10orf143 gene encoding uncharacterized protein C10orf143 homolog isoform X3 translates to MDTVALGRWRRRKPEELPVPGDAKRACKSFEAAVQERGCPPGKASVLGSWVSENLAWPPGGHLPATRPDIGQGPPRVGIPPNGGRSLAQPCPRCIAGES, encoded by the exons atggACACTGTGGCGCTGGGCCGGTGGCGACGGCGGAAGCCGGAGGAGCTGCCGGTTCCCGGGGACGCG aaacGGGCATGCAAAAGCTTCGAAGCAGCTGTACAAGAGCGGGGCTGCCCCCCAGGCAAGGCCAGCGTCCTGGGGTCCTGGGTCTCTGAGAATCTGGCCTGGCCGCCTGGAGGCCACCTCCCTGCAACAAGGCCAGACATTGGCCAGGGGCCACCACGTGTGGGG ATTCCTCCAAACGGTGGAAGGAGCCTGGCCCAGCCGTGCCCGAGATGTATTGCAGGAGAATCT
- the C16H10orf143 gene encoding uncharacterized protein C10orf143 homolog isoform X2 gives MDTVALGRWRRRKPEELPVPGDAKRACKSFEAAVQERGCPPGKASVLGSWVSENLAWPPGGHLPATRPDIGQGPPRVGIPPNGGRSLAQPCPRCIAGESGHFSHIENR, from the exons atggACACTGTGGCGCTGGGCCGGTGGCGACGGCGGAAGCCGGAGGAGCTGCCGGTTCCCGGGGACGCG aaacGGGCATGCAAAAGCTTCGAAGCAGCTGTACAAGAGCGGGGCTGCCCCCCAGGCAAGGCCAGCGTCCTGGGGTCCTGGGTCTCTGAGAATCTGGCCTGGCCGCCTGGAGGCCACCTCCCTGCAACAAGGCCAGACATTGGCCAGGGGCCACCACGTGTGGGG ATTCCTCCAAACGGTGGAAGGAGCCTGGCCCAGCCGTGCCCGAGATGTATTGCAGGAGAATCT